GCCCCTCCCGTGACAGGGTGATGAACGCTGTCAAATCGGCCGTCGAGGGCATGCGCACCGACTACAGCGCCGTCCTCTGTCGTACGGTCGGCTACCACACCGGTGCTCAGACCGCGCTCGGGCTCGGGTTGTCGCCGTCCTACCTCGGCTCCGGCACTGCCCCACAGGCGTCGGTACAGCGCCCGGACGGCCGCAACGCCGTCGCCGTATACCTGCGCGAGCGTGTCTATACCGTCGCCTGCGATATGCCACCCTCCGCCGACCAACTCATCAACGACGACTTCACCGGACGGCACCTCGTCGAACTCGTCGATTCCGGCGCCATGGGCCCGCGGAACCCTCCCGTCCTCGTATCCCACGTCATCTACGGCCGCTTCCTCGCCTTCGTGATCTCTTCGACGACGTCGGAAGAGCACCTCGACCAGGCCGTCAAAGCCGGATACTCGGCGTTCGCCGACGTCGACAGCCAGCTCAGACACCAGCACCAGAAGGTCCTCGGCGACGCCGAGATCTCACTCCTCAGCCCGAACGGCAACCCAGCCATCGTCGGGGAGCAGTTGAAGAACGGTACCCTCGCCAACTCCTTCCGGAGCCGGCATCACATGACGAATTACGGCCCCATCGGCTTCATGCTGAGAACCCTGGACGGCCACCCCGCGACTAAGAGCGAGACCGCCGACTACCAAAAGATCACCTGGTCATGATGGTCCGCCCAGCCACGTCCCTCCATCTGGCCGGCGGCCCAGGGAAGCCCCGCGGTGTCAATTCCCCGGAAACGCAAAGCACTTCCCTATGCGGCCTACAGGGCTGGTCAGTAGGTGTTTGGGGGTGGGTGGGCCGCTGTCATGAGGTGGTTCGACGCCGGCTTCCGCCAAGCGTCCCGGAGCCACCGCCGGGCCACCAAGAGGGTAACGGGGTCTCCATACCCTGACGGTGCCCCGCACCAAGATGGGCACCCATCAACCCGCTATGTTTAACTGAAATATGGTACAGATCGATTTTTCGCTCTTACGGTACAGAAGGTGCAGCCTGTTAGGTGGTGTTGCCTTATTAGTGGGGGGCGCGGTCGTTGCTCCGGCACGGCAGGCTGATGCCGCTGACGGGGTGCCCACTACGTGGGTCTCCTTCAGCAAGGGCAGACTGATCTACCGTGCCGACTCGTACGGCAACCGCGTCCCGGACTTCTCCTACGTCGGCTATCACAGCGGTAACAAGAGGATCCCTGCTGTCCGTGCCCGCGTCACTCTGGGGCCGGGTGGATCCGGTGATGATACGACGCGCATACAGACGGCAATCAACAGTGCCGCCAAGGCGGGAGGCGGCGCGGTGGTGCTAAAGCCGGGTACGTACCGGCTCGCCGGCACCGTCCACCTGAACCGGTCAGGAGTCGTCTTGCACGGTTCAGGGGGTTCGAGAACACTACTGGCGGGCGCGGGAAAGCCGCACACACTCATCACGATCGGCGGCCGCGGCAGCATCAGGCGAGTCGGCGGCGCCCACCGCATTACCGACCGCTACGTCCCGGTGGGCTCGCGCGTCGTGCATGTCGCGGCCGCCAACAAGTACTTCAAGGCCGGAGACAACATCATCGTCCAGCGGCCTATCGGGAACAAATGGATCCACGCCATCGGCATGGACAAGATCCCGCCGCGCACCGACGGTCGGCCCATCACCCAGTGGAAGCCCAGTCCTGGGCATGAGTTCGAGCGCAGAGTCATTAAAGTCAGCGGCAACACCATCCTATTCGATGCCCCGCTCCCCCAAGCGCTTGAAAGCCAGTACGCGAACTCCTCGGTATGGAAGTACCAGTTTCCGGGCCGCATCAAGGAGGCCGGACTGGAATACCTCTCCGCCACCGGCCAGGCCTTCGAATCCCATCCGTCCTGGCGGGGCGGTGGCTTCTTCAACTCCAGGCTGGTCAGCATGGAGAGTGCGGAGGACTCCTGGGTCCGCTCGGTGTCGGCGAAGCGCTTCGGCCAGGCCTACAATTTCGGGCGCGGCGCACTGCACGACACCATGATCAACACCACAGCAACCAATGTGTCCGTTCCCAAAGGCGTCAGCGCCTGGCCCGCTGCCTACTCGATCAGCGGCCAGCAGACACTCATCGACACCTGCAAGGTGACCGGCAGCTACGTCCACGCCTGGGCAACAGGATCCTGGGTCCCCGGGCCCAACGTGGTCCACAACTGCACCGCGCTCAACACCGGCTCAGGTGGGCTGGACGGAGGCCCCCACCAACGCTGGGCGACCGGCACGCTATACGACCGCGTACACATGAACGCCACCGGTCGGTTCTCCATCGAGGACCGAGGAAACAAGGGCACCGGGCACGGCTGGGCCGGCGCCAACAACGTCCTGTGGAACTGCACCGGCGGCACCTATCTCGTAGAGAAGCCGCCCACCGCTTACAACTGGGCCATCGGCTGCACCGGCAAGAAGGCCGCACCCAAACCTGGACACCACGCCGGACAAATCCAGTCAGCCGGCCACAACGTCCAACCCCCAAGCCTGTACAGAGAACAACTGAAAGAACGCCACGCCACCAGATAGGCCCCGCACCCCCCTCCAGGCGGTGGTGGTGATGCGCCTATGACTTCGCCTGCCCGAACCGCCAGAGTCTTGCCGGCCTTGAGGCGGGCGTGGGCGAGGCGGTTGGGTTGTTGTTTGCGCAGGTCAGGAAGTGGGCTAGGGCGCACGCCGGTCGATCGCACACCGCAGCGCCGCCAGCACCGCATCACGGCTGGGCTCATGCGGCGTGACAGCCACCCCGACGATCACCTTGGTCTCACAGTTGATGAACCAGGTCACCCACGGACAGACCAACTCCCCTTCGACCTCGACCGGGGCACGCTTGTGATCACCCTGCCACACCGCATTGCGATGACCAGCCGGCCGACTAGTGCTTTGACCAGGAACGTTCGCCGGGTGGTTGGGCAACGTTGTGGTCGTTGACCGCGCTCGGGGATCATCGCGGGATGAGCGAGATCATCTTGATGTCGGATCCACGGGTAGCAGCTGTCCCCGTGCATGAGTGCGGTGAGCCGCTGGTCGATGTCCGGAGGGGGCCGCTCCTTGTGGACTTGCGGAAGCAAGACGACTCGGACGCCTTTTTCTACCTCCGGGAAGGTGTGCTGGAGCGTCTGCTCCAGGCACAGGCACACTTGCCGGCTGGCCTGGGGTTCCTGGTGGTCGAGGGCTATCGTCCCCCAGGGCTGCAGCGGCGCTACTTTGAGAAATACGCGGCCAGACTGCGAGCTGAGCAGCCTGGCTGGACCGACGAGCAGATCCGGTCGGCAGCGAGCCGTTTCGTGTCGCCACCGGAGATCGCGCCGCACAGCGCGGGAGCGGCGGTGGATCTGACGCTCGTGGATGCGGACGGCCGTGAGCTGGATCTGGGTACGCCTATGAACGCGACTCCGGAGGAGAGCGCCGGCGCCTGCTACACCGACGCTGCCGGGATCAGCGAGCAGGCGCGCGCCCACCGGGAGATCCTGGGACGAGTGCTGACGGCCGTGGGCCTGGTGAACTACCCGACGGAATGGTGGCATTGGTCGTTCGGCGACCGCTACTGGGCGCTGGCCACTGGAGCGGCAAACGCCTGTTACGGACCGAGCTGGCAAGGCGTGCACGAATGACGCTCTCGGCTGAGCCGCGTAGCCCATCAGGCTGTCGCGGTGAGGGGGCGTCCGCCCCAGCGGGTGCCTTTCTCGCTGCGGATGCGGGCGCGTTCCTTGCGCTGGGCGGGCGAGCACATTGGGGTGACGGGCGTTGGCGTTGCGCCAGCGCAGAAACGCGTGCAGGGCCCGGGTCTGCGCGGGGTGGCTGCGATGGTTTGAATTGGCCAGAGTGAACTGCCGCAGCGGTCCGAAGTGGGCCTCGATCGGGTTGGCCCAGGAGGCGTAGGTCGGGGTGAAGCACAGCTCGACGCGGTTCTTCCTCGCCCAGCGCCGGATGGTCTCGCCCTTGTGGGCGGAGAGGTTGTCCAGGATGACGTAGATCGGGGCGCCGTCCGGGCGGGCCGCGCGGATCGACTTCAGCGCGGCCAGTGTGTTCGTGGCGCCCTTCTTCCTGCGGTTGACGCCCCACAGCCTGTCGTCGCCGAGCGAGTAGCAACCGTGGAAGTACCGCACCCCGTGGGTGCGGTGGTAGGTCGCGGGATGCCGCTCGGGGTGACCGGCAGGAGCCCAGCACGAGCCGGCGGTGGGCCGGATGCCGAGCGGCCCGAACTCGTCGAACGCGAACACGCGATCCGGGAATCGCTCCAGTACGTGCTCAATGCGGTCGAGCTTGGCGTCACGCTCCGGGTCGGGTGACTCCTTCCATGTCTTGGTTCGCTGGAAGGTGATGCCGCGGCGGGCGAGCAGGCACCGTAACGTCTCGCGGCCGATCCGGATCACGCGGCCGCGCACGCGGCGCAGGTAGGCGGCGAGTTTGCGGATGGACCAGCGGGTGAAGGGCTGGCCCAGCTTGGTCGGGCGGGTGGTGGCCGTCTGGACGACGAAGTCCTCGTCGTCAGGACTGAGAAGGCGGGGACGGCCTCCCGCCCACCGAGGGTCCAAGCAGGCCAGGCCGATCTCGTTGAACCGGTGGATCACGTCCCGGACGGTGTCCTCGTCAGCCTGCACCAGCTTCGCGATCACCGGCCCCCGGTTCCCGCCGGCCGAGGCCAGCAGCATCATCGCTCGCCGGAAGCGCACCGAACTGGTACTGCCCCGGCGCACGATCTGCTGCAGCTTCTGCCCTTCTTGGTCGGTCAACCTGCGCACACGGACAGGCTCAGCCACCACACCCCCAGCAGTCGGAGCGGACGTCACCACACATCCAACCGCCGAAGCCGCCGCCCCGGCGAACCTATGTGGTCAGAGCACTAGCCAAGAACACGTCATGAACCCGCCGCGCCCTTTACACCCTGCCGCCTGCGCGCTCACCCGCCGTCAGGTCCCGGCGGATCGCCCGATGCACGTGGTCAGCGACGGCACCGGTCCCTTGCGGACGGGTTCAGCTGGGCGCGCTTGACCCGCTCGGGGTGTGCGCGGGAAGGGTGGCCATTCCGCAGGGCGGGCAGTTGCCGCGTCTGTGCCGTCACCGTGAACAGGCCGGCCGGCACCCGTCGGAGGACGTCCCGCGCGGCGGGCGTCCAGCCGCTGTCACTCCGTCCGCTCCGAATGCCCCAACGTCTCTGCCGACAGCCGGATATGAGCAGACGTCAGCTCATCAGGGGCTTCCAGCCCGGGCAGACGCTCCACT
This region of Streptomyces sp. L2 genomic DNA includes:
- a CDS encoding glycosyl hydrolase family 28-related protein, with amino-acid sequence MPTTWVSFSKGRLIYRADSYGNRVPDFSYVGYHSGNKRIPAVRARVTLGPGGSGDDTTRIQTAINSAAKAGGGAVVLKPGTYRLAGTVHLNRSGVVLHGSGGSRTLLAGAGKPHTLITIGGRGSIRRVGGAHRITDRYVPVGSRVVHVAAANKYFKAGDNIIVQRPIGNKWIHAIGMDKIPPRTDGRPITQWKPSPGHEFERRVIKVSGNTILFDAPLPQALESQYANSSVWKYQFPGRIKEAGLEYLSATGQAFESHPSWRGGGFFNSRLVSMESAEDSWVRSVSAKRFGQAYNFGRGALHDTMINTTATNVSVPKGVSAWPAAYSISGQQTLIDTCKVTGSYVHAWATGSWVPGPNVVHNCTALNTGSGGLDGGPHQRWATGTLYDRVHMNATGRFSIEDRGNKGTGHGWAGANNVLWNCTGGTYLVEKPPTAYNWAIGCTGKKAAPKPGHHAGQIQSAGHNVQPPSLYREQLKERHATR
- a CDS encoding M15 family metallopeptidase gives rise to the protein MSEIILMSDPRVAAVPVHECGEPLVDVRRGPLLVDLRKQDDSDAFFYLREGVLERLLQAQAHLPAGLGFLVVEGYRPPGLQRRYFEKYAARLRAEQPGWTDEQIRSAASRFVSPPEIAPHSAGAAVDLTLVDADGRELDLGTPMNATPEESAGACYTDAAGISEQARAHREILGRVLTAVGLVNYPTEWWHWSFGDRYWALATGAANACYGPSWQGVHE
- a CDS encoding thiol-activated cytolysin family protein; translated protein: MRADVKAEFAAYLRTWETWETLAPQAQDADEPTGRASEKEVNGSIRREQPWRITATPEEIITSDPNASALFPGAIVQAAPAIQQGRLISAGIEDTQRTPLRIDVNVLAPGESITVNRPSRDRVMNAVKSAVEGMRTDYSAVLCRTVGYHTGAQTALGLGLSPSYLGSGTAPQASVQRPDGRNAVAVYLRERVYTVACDMPPSADQLINDDFTGRHLVELVDSGAMGPRNPPVLVSHVIYGRFLAFVISSTTSEEHLDQAVKAGYSAFADVDSQLRHQHQKVLGDAEISLLSPNGNPAIVGEQLKNGTLANSFRSRHHMTNYGPIGFMLRTLDGHPATKSETADYQKITWS